From a single Pseudomonas serboccidentalis genomic region:
- the rpmE gene encoding 50S ribosomal protein L31 — translation MKADIHPNYPVVAVTCSCGNKFETRSTFGKALAIDVCNECHPFYTGKQKTLDTGGRVQKFADRFGAFGKKA, via the coding sequence ATGAAAGCTGATATCCACCCGAATTACCCAGTAGTTGCTGTTACCTGCAGCTGCGGCAACAAGTTCGAAACCCGTTCGACCTTCGGCAAAGCCCTGGCGATCGACGTTTGCAACGAGTGCCACCCGTTCTACACCGGTAAGCAGAAGACTCTGGACACCGGTGGTCGCGTTCAGAAGTTCGCCGACCGTTTCGGTGCTTTCGGCAAAAAGGCCTAA
- the hslV gene encoding ATP-dependent protease subunit HslV gives MTTIVSVRRHGKVVMGGDGQVSLGNTVMKGNAKKVRRLYHGQVIAGFAGATADAFTLFERFEGQLEKHQGHLIRAAVELAKEWRTDRSLSRLEAMLAVANKDASLIITGNGDVVEPENGLIAMGSGGGYAQAAASALLKKTDLSAREIVETALGIAADICVFTNHTQTIEEQDLAEEA, from the coding sequence TTGACCACCATCGTTTCAGTCCGCCGCCACGGCAAAGTCGTCATGGGCGGCGACGGCCAGGTTTCTCTCGGCAACACCGTCATGAAAGGCAACGCGAAGAAAGTTCGCCGCCTGTACCACGGTCAGGTCATCGCCGGTTTCGCCGGTGCCACCGCCGACGCCTTCACCCTGTTCGAACGTTTCGAAGGCCAGCTCGAGAAACATCAGGGCCACCTGATCCGCGCCGCTGTCGAACTCGCCAAAGAATGGCGCACCGACCGTTCCCTGAGCCGCCTCGAAGCCATGCTCGCGGTCGCCAACAAGGACGCTTCCCTGATCATCACCGGCAACGGTGACGTGGTCGAACCGGAAAACGGCCTGATCGCCATGGGTTCCGGTGGCGGTTACGCGCAGGCTGCGGCCAGCGCGCTGCTGAAAAAGACTGACCTGTCGGCCCGTGAGATCGTCGAAACCGCCCTCGGCATCGCTGCCGACATCTGTGTATTCACCAACCACACTCAGACCATTGAGGAGCAGGATCTCGCTGAAGAAGCCTGA
- a CDS encoding SPOR domain-containing protein: MAAKKKPAPKRGASRYQAPAKQPIPGWLWMAIGLTVGAFIVFLMKLEPGKGSDTVKREKVEQAQQQKAKIAEANKTPPSPTQPVKPKYDFYTLLPESEVIVPPDAVPEKTLPTPQVPNIPTTPVTPAEAAKIDTARAQAALAGITPPPAPPVSKAAPVTKFFLQAGSFRKEADADKVRAQIILLGQAVSVESGTVKDETWYRVLVGPFSNREQLTTAQKQLAGSGFSNLLLQQRQSR, translated from the coding sequence TTGGCTGCCAAGAAAAAACCTGCACCCAAGCGTGGCGCCAGCCGTTACCAAGCTCCTGCAAAGCAACCGATCCCGGGTTGGCTGTGGATGGCCATCGGCCTGACGGTCGGTGCATTCATCGTGTTCCTGATGAAACTGGAGCCGGGCAAGGGCAGCGACACGGTCAAGCGCGAGAAAGTCGAGCAAGCGCAACAGCAGAAAGCCAAGATCGCCGAGGCCAACAAGACCCCGCCGAGCCCGACGCAACCGGTGAAGCCGAAGTACGACTTCTACACCCTGCTGCCGGAATCGGAAGTGATCGTGCCACCGGACGCCGTGCCGGAGAAAACCCTGCCGACGCCGCAAGTGCCGAACATCCCGACCACTCCGGTAACCCCGGCGGAAGCGGCGAAGATCGACACCGCGCGCGCTCAGGCGGCTCTGGCCGGGATCACCCCGCCGCCAGCGCCTCCGGTGAGCAAGGCAGCGCCAGTGACCAAGTTCTTCCTCCAGGCCGGTTCGTTCCGCAAAGAGGCGGATGCGGACAAGGTGCGGGCGCAGATCATTCTGCTCGGTCAGGCCGTTTCGGTTGAGTCGGGCACGGTCAAGGATGAAACCTGGTACCGCGTATTGGTCGGTCCTTTCAGTAACCGCGAACAACTGACCACCGCGCAGAAACAACTGGCGGGCAGCGGCTTCAGCAATCTGTTGTTACAACAACGCCAGAGCCGCTGA
- a CDS encoding malic enzyme-like NAD(P)-binding protein codes for MSDLKTAALEYHANPRPGKLSVELTKATATARDLSLAYSPGVAEPVREIARDPELAYKYTGKGNLVAVISDGTAILGLGNLGPLASKPVMEGKGVLFKRFAGIDVFDIEVDSESPQAFIDTVKRISITFGGINLEDIKAPECFEIERALIEQCDIPVFHDDQHGTAIVTAAGMINALEIAGKTLPEAKIVCLGAGAAAISCMKLLVSMGAKIENIFMVDRTGVIHSGRDDLNQYKAVFAHTTDKRSLADALKGADVFVGLSGPNLLSAEGLLSMAANPIVFACSNPDPEISPELAHATRNDVIMATGRSDYPNQVNNVLGFPFIFRGALDVRAKRINEEMKVAAANALRELAKLPVPQDVCDAYGGAPLAFGREYIIPKPMDKRLITLISDAVAKAAIETGVATLPYPKNYPLKSVDDVFNG; via the coding sequence ATGTCTGATCTGAAAACTGCCGCTCTCGAATATCATGCCAATCCTCGTCCAGGGAAGCTGAGTGTCGAGCTCACCAAGGCCACTGCTACCGCCCGCGACCTGTCGCTGGCCTACAGCCCCGGCGTAGCTGAACCAGTGCGTGAGATCGCCCGCGATCCTGAACTGGCCTACAAATACACCGGCAAGGGCAACCTGGTTGCAGTCATTTCCGATGGCACCGCGATTCTGGGTCTGGGTAACCTCGGCCCATTGGCTTCCAAGCCAGTGATGGAAGGTAAGGGCGTGCTGTTCAAGCGCTTCGCCGGCATCGACGTGTTCGACATCGAAGTCGATTCCGAAAGCCCGCAAGCCTTCATCGACACCGTAAAACGCATCTCCATCACTTTCGGTGGCATCAACCTGGAAGACATCAAGGCACCTGAGTGCTTTGAGATCGAGCGCGCTCTGATCGAACAGTGCGACATCCCGGTATTCCACGATGACCAGCACGGCACCGCGATCGTGACCGCTGCCGGCATGATCAACGCCCTGGAAATCGCCGGCAAAACCCTGCCGGAAGCCAAGATCGTCTGCCTCGGCGCTGGCGCAGCGGCCATCTCCTGCATGAAGTTGCTGGTGAGCATGGGCGCGAAGATCGAAAACATCTTCATGGTTGACCGTACCGGCGTGATCCACTCCGGCCGTGACGACCTGAACCAGTACAAAGCCGTGTTCGCTCACACCACCGACAAGCGCAGCCTGGCTGACGCCCTGAAAGGCGCAGACGTGTTCGTCGGTCTGTCCGGCCCGAACCTGCTGAGCGCTGAAGGCCTGCTGTCGATGGCGGCCAATCCGATCGTCTTCGCCTGCTCGAACCCGGATCCGGAAATCTCCCCGGAACTGGCGCACGCCACTCGCAACGACGTGATCATGGCCACCGGTCGTTCCGACTACCCGAACCAGGTCAACAACGTACTGGGCTTCCCGTTCATCTTCCGTGGTGCCCTGGACGTTCGCGCCAAGCGCATCAACGAAGAAATGAAAGTGGCCGCTGCCAACGCCCTGCGTGAACTGGCCAAGCTGCCGGTACCACAGGACGTATGCGATGCCTACGGTGGTGCCCCGCTGGCGTTCGGTCGTGAGTACATCATTCCGAAGCCAATGGACAAGCGCCTGATCACCCTGATCTCCGACGCTGTGGCCAAAGCCGCGATCGAGACCGGTGTGGCCACCCTGCCGTATCCGAAGAACTACCCGCTGAAAAGCGTGGATGACGTGTTCAACGGCTAA
- the argS gene encoding arginine--tRNA ligase translates to MKDTIRQLIQQALTQLVNEGVLPEGLSPAIQVENARDKTHGDFASNIAMMLAKPAGMKPRDLAEKIIAALPADENVTKAEIAGPGFINFFQNTQALASRLDAALADAHVGVRKAGPAQRTVVDLSAPNLAKEMHVGHLRSTIIGDGVARVLEFLGDEVIRQNHVGDWGTQFGMLMAYLQENPITSDELSDLENFYRAAKQRFDESAEFADRARGLVVKLQAGDAECLALWTRFKDISLSHCQKIYELLNVKLTMADVMGESAYNDDLINVVNDLKAAGMLVESNGAQCVFLDEFKNADGDPLPVIIVKADGGYLYATTDLAAVRYRSGKLKADRALYFVDQRQALHFQQVFAVARKAGFVTHPMEMEHMGFGTMNGADGRPFKTRDGGTVKLIDLLTEAQERAYNLVKEKNPELAEDELRNIAKVVGIGAVKYADLSKHRTSDYSFNFDLMLNFEGNTAPYLLYAYTRVAGVFRKLGKDFSEVDGQIVLEAAHEQELAAKLAQFGEVLNNVAEKGTPHILCTYLYDVAGLFSSFYENCPILAAETPAQMQSRLRLAALTGRTLKQGLELLGLETLERM, encoded by the coding sequence ATGAAAGACACCATTCGCCAGCTGATCCAACAAGCCCTCACCCAACTCGTCAACGAAGGTGTGTTGCCTGAAGGCCTGTCGCCGGCGATTCAGGTGGAGAACGCCCGTGACAAGACCCACGGCGACTTCGCCAGCAACATCGCCATGATGCTGGCCAAGCCTGCAGGCATGAAGCCGCGTGATCTGGCGGAGAAAATCATCGCCGCGCTGCCGGCTGACGAAAATGTCACCAAGGCCGAAATCGCCGGCCCAGGCTTTATCAATTTCTTCCAGAACACCCAGGCCCTGGCCTCGCGCCTCGACGCCGCGCTGGCCGATGCTCACGTTGGCGTACGCAAGGCCGGCCCGGCGCAGCGCACCGTGGTCGACCTGTCGGCGCCGAACCTGGCCAAAGAGATGCACGTCGGCCACTTGCGCTCGACCATCATCGGCGACGGCGTGGCGCGCGTACTTGAGTTCCTCGGCGACGAAGTGATCCGTCAGAACCACGTCGGCGACTGGGGTACCCAGTTCGGCATGTTGATGGCGTACCTGCAGGAAAACCCGATCACCAGCGACGAGCTGTCCGATCTGGAAAACTTCTACCGCGCCGCCAAGCAGCGTTTCGACGAATCCGCAGAGTTCGCCGACCGCGCTCGTGGCCTGGTGGTCAAGCTGCAGGCCGGCGACGCCGAGTGCCTGGCGCTGTGGACCCGGTTCAAGGACATCTCGCTGTCGCACTGCCAGAAGATCTACGAACTGCTCAACGTCAAACTGACCATGGCCGACGTGATGGGCGAAAGCGCCTACAACGACGACCTGATCAACGTGGTCAACGACCTGAAAGCCGCCGGCATGCTGGTCGAAAGCAACGGCGCCCAGTGCGTGTTCCTCGACGAGTTCAAGAATGCCGACGGCGATCCGCTGCCGGTGATCATCGTCAAGGCTGACGGCGGCTACCTGTACGCCACCACTGACCTGGCGGCCGTGCGCTACCGCAGCGGCAAACTGAAAGCCGATCGCGCGCTGTACTTCGTCGACCAACGTCAGGCCCTGCACTTCCAGCAAGTGTTCGCCGTGGCGCGCAAAGCCGGTTTCGTGACCCATCCGATGGAGATGGAGCACATGGGCTTCGGCACCATGAACGGCGCCGACGGCCGTCCGTTCAAGACCCGTGACGGCGGCACCGTGAAGCTGATCGACCTGCTGACCGAAGCCCAGGAACGCGCCTACAACCTGGTCAAAGAGAAGAACCCGGAGCTTGCCGAAGACGAACTGCGCAACATCGCCAAGGTCGTCGGCATCGGTGCGGTGAAATACGCCGACCTGTCCAAGCACCGCACCAGCGACTACAGCTTCAACTTCGACCTGATGCTCAACTTCGAAGGCAACACCGCGCCGTACCTGCTGTACGCCTACACCCGTGTCGCCGGTGTGTTCCGCAAACTGGGCAAGGACTTCAGCGAAGTCGATGGCCAGATCGTCCTTGAAGCGGCGCACGAGCAAGAGCTGGCAGCGAAGCTGGCGCAGTTCGGCGAAGTGCTGAACAACGTCGCCGAAAAAGGCACCCCGCACATCCTCTGCACCTATCTGTATGACGTCGCCGGTCTGTTCTCCAGCTTCTACGAGAACTGCCCGATCCTCGCCGCCGAAACGCCGGCCCAGATGCAGAGCCGTCTGCGTCTGGCCGCGCTGACCGGTCGTACTCTCAAGCAAGGCCTGGAACTGTTGGGCCTGGAAACTCTGGAGCGCATGTAA
- a CDS encoding thermonuclease family protein, with amino-acid sequence MKKASLVGAFFVSAIWLAGAQAYCPTPAGLTSVSVQRVVDGDTLRLSDGRSVRMIGLNTPELGKQGRSDEPFAVAARKRLEALVADSGGRVGLQLGQQAKDHYGRTLAHVYSASGVSLEAQMLADGLGFQVAVAPNVDLVACQQAAERSARQAGRGLWRQSPVLKAEQITDSGFAVVSGRVSKVQRNRGGIWIELQGLLVLRVAPNLVGQFDSARLQALKGKQIEARGWIVDRSRRGGLKPGQPRWLLPLTDPSMLQSAR; translated from the coding sequence ATGAAAAAGGCGTCCCTTGTGGGCGCCTTTTTTGTGTCCGCGATTTGGCTGGCCGGTGCCCAGGCGTACTGCCCGACACCTGCCGGCCTGACCAGCGTCAGTGTCCAGCGTGTGGTCGACGGCGACACCCTGCGCCTGAGTGACGGGCGCAGTGTGCGCATGATCGGCCTCAACACGCCGGAACTGGGCAAGCAGGGCCGCAGCGACGAGCCATTCGCCGTGGCGGCGCGCAAACGCCTTGAAGCTCTGGTGGCGGACAGCGGCGGCCGGGTCGGTTTACAGCTCGGCCAGCAAGCGAAAGACCATTACGGTCGCACCCTCGCGCATGTCTACAGTGCCAGCGGCGTCAGTCTTGAAGCGCAAATGCTCGCCGACGGTCTTGGTTTTCAGGTCGCGGTGGCGCCGAACGTCGATCTTGTTGCCTGTCAGCAGGCTGCCGAACGCAGTGCCAGGCAGGCCGGTCGAGGTCTGTGGCGCCAGTCGCCTGTACTGAAAGCAGAGCAGATCACTGATTCGGGTTTCGCCGTGGTCAGTGGACGTGTGAGCAAGGTTCAGCGCAATCGTGGCGGAATCTGGATCGAGTTGCAGGGCTTGCTTGTATTGCGCGTTGCGCCCAATCTTGTCGGACAATTTGACAGTGCCCGATTGCAGGCGCTGAAGGGCAAGCAAATCGAGGCTCGCGGGTGGATCGTCGATCGCTCGCGACGTGGCGGCCTGAAACCGGGTCAACCGCGTTGGTTACTACCACTGACCGATCCATCGATGCTGCAAAGCGCTCGCTGA
- the hslU gene encoding ATP-dependent protease ATPase subunit HslU, producing the protein MSMTPREIVHELNRHIIGQDDAKRAVAIALRNRWRRMQLPEELRVEVTPKNILMIGPTGVGKTEIARRLAKLANAPFIKVEATKFTEVGYVGRDVESIIRDLADAAIKMLREQEMTRVRHRAEDAAEDRILDALLPPARMGFSNEETPSTDSNTRQLFRKRLREGQLDDKEIEIEVAEVSGIEIATPPGMEEMTSQLQNLFANMGKGKKKARKLKVKEALKLVRDEEAGRLVNEEELKAKALEAVEQHGIVFIDEIDKVAKRGNVGGADVSREGVQRDLLPLIEGCTVNTKLGMVKTDHILFIASGAFHLSKPSDLVPELQGRLPIRVELKALSPEDFERILSEPHASLTEQYCALLKTEGLNIQFQPEGIKRLAEIAWQVNEKTENIGARRLHTLLERLLEEVSFSAGDLASAHDDKPILIDAEYVNSHLGELAQNEDLSRYIL; encoded by the coding sequence ATGTCCATGACTCCCCGCGAAATCGTCCACGAACTCAACCGCCATATCATCGGCCAGGACGATGCCAAGCGCGCCGTCGCGATTGCCTTGCGCAACCGCTGGCGCCGCATGCAGCTGCCTGAAGAGCTGCGTGTTGAAGTGACCCCGAAGAACATCCTGATGATCGGCCCGACCGGTGTCGGTAAAACCGAGATCGCCCGTCGTCTGGCGAAACTGGCCAACGCGCCGTTCATCAAGGTCGAAGCGACCAAGTTCACCGAAGTCGGCTACGTTGGCCGTGACGTCGAATCGATCATCCGTGATCTGGCCGACGCCGCGATCAAGATGCTCCGCGAGCAGGAAATGACCCGCGTGCGTCACCGTGCCGAAGACGCCGCCGAGGACCGCATCCTCGACGCGTTGCTGCCGCCGGCGCGCATGGGCTTCAGCAATGAAGAAACCCCGAGCACCGATTCCAACACCCGCCAGCTGTTCCGCAAGCGCCTGCGCGAAGGTCAGCTGGACGACAAGGAAATCGAGATCGAAGTTGCCGAAGTGTCCGGCATCGAGATCGCCACGCCGCCAGGCATGGAAGAGATGACCAGCCAGTTGCAGAACCTGTTCGCTAACATGGGCAAGGGCAAGAAAAAGGCCCGCAAGCTCAAGGTCAAGGAAGCGCTGAAGCTGGTGCGCGACGAAGAGGCCGGGCGTCTGGTCAACGAAGAAGAGCTGAAAGCCAAGGCGCTGGAAGCGGTCGAGCAGCACGGTATCGTGTTCATCGACGAGATCGACAAGGTCGCCAAGCGCGGCAATGTCGGCGGCGCCGATGTGTCCCGTGAAGGCGTGCAGCGCGACCTGCTGCCGCTGATCGAAGGCTGCACCGTCAACACCAAGCTGGGCATGGTCAAGACCGACCACATCCTGTTCATCGCGTCCGGTGCGTTCCACCTGAGCAAGCCGAGCGACCTGGTGCCTGAGCTGCAGGGTCGTCTGCCGATCCGTGTCGAACTCAAGGCGCTGAGCCCGGAAGACTTCGAACGCATCCTCAGCGAGCCGCACGCTTCGCTCACCGAGCAATACTGCGCGCTGCTGAAAACCGAAGGCCTGAACATCCAGTTCCAGCCGGAAGGCATCAAGCGTCTGGCCGAGATCGCCTGGCAGGTCAACGAGAAGACCGAGAACATCGGTGCCCGCCGCCTGCACACGCTGCTTGAGCGGCTGCTGGAAGAAGTGTCGTTCAGTGCCGGCGACCTCGCCAGCGCCCATGACGACAAGCCGATCCTGATCGACGCCGAGTACGTCAACAGCCACTTGGGCGAATTGGCGCAGAACGAGGACCTGTCCCGTTATATCCTGTAG
- a CDS encoding primosomal protein N' — translation MPDAILRLALPSPLRRLFDYRAPAGVLRTQLQPGMRLRVPFGRREMIGILVEVTDTSEVPLEKLKPALALLDAEPPLPPALFKLCLWTSQYYQHSLGDTLSWALPVLLRQGELAEARQERFWSVAPGASLDDPRIARAPRQREALATLAQHPHGVAHQLLSKLMLSKDSLDLLLAKGLVQVEIRRHAPGVRHEHWLAQPELPLNTEQRAAYEAIRAGFDSYHAFLLAGVTGSGKTEVYLQLIRETLEAGKQALVLIPEINLGPQTLARFEQRFNARIALLHSAVNDRERLDAWLAARDGEADIIIGTRSALFTPMKNPGLIIIDEEHDGSYKQQEGLRYHARDLALVRARQENIPIVLGSATPSLESLHNAYTGRYGLLRLNERAGGAKQPRFLRLDVKSRPLDSGISGPMQQAIGQTLAAGQQVLVFLNRRGFAPTLLCHDCGWMSECSRCDARMTVHQRYGELRCHHCGYVERVPRQCPKCNKVDLRPVGAGTERAEERLAILFPDYPVLRVDRDSTSRKDAMNQLFATIQKGQPCILVGTQMLAKGHHFPRVTLVSILDADGGLFSGDFRASERMAQLIVQVAGRAGRAEEPGKVIIQTHLADHPLLVQLTEQGYFAFAEQALSERRAAGLPPFSHLALLRAEAHKPGQAEGFLDEACSAAERLLAEQNLTGIELLGPVPAPMERRAGRYRAQLLVQAAARAPLHRLLASWLLELEQMPSGRAVRWSLDVDPVDLY, via the coding sequence GTGCCCGACGCCATTCTGCGCCTCGCCCTGCCTTCGCCCTTGCGCCGCCTGTTCGACTATCGAGCGCCGGCCGGCGTGCTGCGCACCCAGTTGCAGCCGGGGATGCGCCTGCGTGTGCCGTTCGGTCGGCGGGAGATGATCGGGATCCTGGTCGAGGTCACGGACACCAGCGAAGTGCCGCTGGAAAAGCTCAAACCGGCGCTGGCCCTGCTCGATGCCGAGCCGCCGCTGCCGCCAGCGCTGTTCAAGCTGTGCCTGTGGACATCGCAGTACTATCAGCACAGCCTTGGCGACACGTTGAGCTGGGCACTGCCGGTACTGCTGCGTCAGGGCGAACTGGCCGAGGCTCGCCAGGAGCGATTCTGGTCGGTAGCGCCCGGCGCCAGCCTCGATGATCCGCGCATCGCCCGCGCCCCACGGCAACGTGAAGCGCTGGCGACGCTGGCGCAGCACCCGCACGGCGTCGCCCATCAGTTGTTGAGCAAGCTGATGCTGAGCAAGGACAGTCTCGACCTGCTGCTGGCCAAGGGGCTGGTACAGGTGGAAATCCGCCGGCACGCCCCGGGCGTGCGCCATGAACACTGGCTGGCGCAACCGGAACTGCCGCTGAACACCGAACAACGCGCCGCTTACGAAGCGATCCGCGCCGGCTTCGACAGTTATCACGCGTTTCTGCTGGCCGGGGTGACCGGCAGCGGCAAGACCGAAGTCTATTTGCAACTGATCCGCGAAACCCTCGAAGCCGGCAAACAGGCGCTGGTGCTGATCCCCGAGATCAACCTCGGCCCGCAGACCCTGGCGCGTTTCGAGCAGCGTTTCAATGCGCGCATCGCCCTGCTGCATTCGGCGGTCAACGACCGCGAGCGCCTCGACGCCTGGCTCGCCGCCCGTGACGGCGAAGCCGACATTATTATCGGCACCCGCTCGGCGCTGTTCACCCCGATGAAGAACCCGGGGCTGATCATCATCGACGAAGAGCACGACGGCTCCTATAAACAGCAGGAAGGCCTGCGCTACCACGCCCGCGATCTGGCGTTGGTACGTGCCCGCCAGGAAAACATCCCGATCGTCCTCGGCTCCGCCACACCCTCGCTGGAAAGCCTGCACAACGCTTACACCGGCCGTTATGGCCTGTTGCGCCTCAACGAGCGGGCCGGCGGCGCCAAACAACCACGCTTCCTGCGTCTGGATGTGAAAAGCCGTCCGCTGGACAGCGGCATTTCCGGGCCGATGCAGCAAGCCATCGGCCAGACCCTTGCGGCCGGCCAGCAGGTGCTGGTGTTCCTCAACCGTCGCGGCTTTGCGCCGACCCTGCTGTGCCACGATTGCGGCTGGATGTCCGAGTGCTCGCGCTGCGATGCGCGGATGACCGTGCACCAGCGTTATGGCGAGCTGCGCTGCCACCACTGTGGCTACGTCGAACGCGTCCCGCGTCAGTGCCCCAAGTGCAACAAGGTCGACCTGCGACCGGTGGGTGCCGGTACCGAGCGCGCCGAGGAGCGGCTGGCGATTCTGTTCCCGGACTACCCGGTGCTGCGCGTCGATCGTGACAGCACTTCGCGCAAGGACGCGATGAATCAGTTGTTCGCGACGATTCAGAAGGGCCAGCCATGCATTCTGGTCGGCACTCAGATGTTGGCGAAGGGGCACCACTTCCCCCGGGTCACGCTGGTGTCGATTCTGGATGCCGACGGCGGACTGTTCTCCGGCGACTTCCGCGCCAGCGAGCGCATGGCGCAATTGATTGTGCAGGTCGCCGGACGCGCCGGCCGGGCCGAAGAGCCGGGCAAGGTGATCATCCAGACGCACCTGGCCGACCATCCTTTATTGGTGCAGTTGACCGAGCAGGGTTATTTCGCCTTTGCCGAGCAAGCCTTGAGCGAGCGCCGCGCCGCGGGGCTGCCGCCGTTCTCACATCTGGCATTGTTGCGCGCCGAAGCGCACAAGCCGGGGCAGGCCGAAGGCTTTCTCGATGAAGCGTGCAGCGCGGCCGAACGTTTGCTCGCCGAGCAGAATCTGACCGGCATCGAGTTGCTCGGGCCGGTGCCAGCACCAATGGAACGCCGCGCCGGACGCTATCGTGCACAGTTATTGGTGCAGGCGGCGGCGCGGGCACCGCTGCATCGGTTGCTCGCCAGTTGGTTGCTTGAGCTGGAACAAATGCCGAGCGGACGCGCGGTGCGCTGGTCGCTGGATGTGGATCCGGTCGATTTGTATTAG
- a CDS encoding gamma-butyrobetaine hydroxylase-like domain-containing protein → MTNIPTDIKLHKASKTLTLKYASGEEYTLPAEFLRVHSPSAEVQGHGKPILQFGKLNVGLSGLEPAGQYALKLTFDDGHDSGLFTWDYLYELGRRYDALWADYLAELKAAGKTRDPDESIVKLML, encoded by the coding sequence ATGACCAATATTCCCACCGACATCAAACTGCACAAAGCCTCGAAAACCCTGACGCTCAAATACGCGTCCGGCGAGGAGTACACCCTGCCCGCAGAATTCCTGCGCGTGCATTCCCCCTCCGCCGAGGTCCAGGGCCACGGCAAACCGATCCTGCAATTCGGCAAGCTCAATGTCGGCCTCAGCGGCCTGGAACCGGCCGGTCAGTACGCACTGAAACTGACCTTCGACGACGGTCACGACAGCGGCCTGTTCACCTGGGATTACCTCTACGAGCTGGGGCGACGTTATGACGCACTCTGGGCCGATTATCTGGCCGAGCTCAAGGCGGCCGGGAAAACCCGCGATCCGGACGAATCGATCGTCAAGCTGATGCTCTAG